Below is a genomic region from Vairimorpha necatrix chromosome 1, complete sequence.
tatatattaaataagaaattcGGCGAAGTAGATTTGACTGGTGAAATagttattaattttataaataatttaaaaataaaaatggtaAAAGATGATCTTTACTACGACGGAGTAAACATCTCTCCATTTTTAAGAACTAAAAAGATCGATGATCTTGTTTCTGAAGTAGCCAAACCACTTTACATTCGTAAGAAGGCGGGATTATTACAATTAGAATTTATAGAAGATTCCGAAAGCGGGTTAATTATTGAGGGTCGAGACATAGGGACAAATGTCTTACCAGACGCcactttaaaaatatatttggaCGCAGATGCGAAAGTGCGCGcaaaaagaagatttaaTGAAAGGCCCGAGGTGTCATATCAAAAAACTTTAGACGATATTTTGGCCAGAGATTTGAGTGATAAAACGAGGGAACACGGTAGACTGATCATAGCCGATGATGCCGTCGTGATTTGTACGGATAATATGACAGTAGAAGAGGTagtagaaaatatttataaaatttttaacgaaaaaataaaataatttttacttatagAAATTCACATATAACAATctaatatgatttttaaataaaaataaatttttttgataaattcatttaattTCCTACGTGCTTCCTCTCAAACATCTTTATGGTGTTTTTATGAAGATAATACATTATAGCAAGACtagtaaatatttcaaatatcACAAATCTATACACCCAAGATTtggatttttttactaattcaaaatgattttcatatttagcAAATTGTCTTCTCTGAGcagaaatattattttctaatacACTTATAAGTTCGGAGACTGCGTCGACATCTTTAATTGGGCCTAAAGCTCCTTGCATTTCTTTGTTAACATCTGGACATCTGTAGccaaatttcattttttcttttgacttattaaaaatttcgaTTTTGAAATGTCCAGAAATCAATGGCTTTGTATAAACAACCCCACTGGATTTTACATATTGTCCTATCTTTCTGTCCATATTATCGTATACGACAACATTTACTTTATTATTACCAAATGTATTATAGATAAACTTAAACATTTCATCTTTTGTCACTTTCAATTTCATGAAAAGACTATCTTTAGGATTTATTTCGACGTAACGACaaagagaaaaaataaagaaaaacagAATGTTCATTGGGGGTCAAATTttggaaatttttaaaggcAAAAAGATCTTTTCTGAAGATCCAAAAATTTGCTCCCGATGGGGATCGAACCCACGACCTTGGCATATCTTAGCCAATCAGTACAGCTTTTCAGCATATAAGTACCACGCTCTCAACCGCTGAGCTACGGGAGCTGTAAAACAAAATGTAAACTTATAAGTAAGacagaagaaataaattatattttaagatcTTATTTTAAAGCCCTATGAAATTAGaacaagaaaatgaagaGATAAAACGTGAGCTTATGGAATATAACAAACTGATTGaggaatataaaattaatttaaagaaatctCTTGagctaataaaaaaatataaagaaaaatttaaaagctAAAATGATTTGTTATTATTTACTACAATTAGTAGTCATTATAAATGGACTAAAGCTACAAGATATAATTGCTTGAGAAAAGTCTTTAAGtttaaacaatttatgaatatatttaattacatGAAGACTTAACAATTACTACTTAACAAGTAAATATTTGGCGACtgatcttttttttcctttttgaCAAAACTATAAGCTTCAGATTTATTGTTAAAGGTCtttcatctttttttaaaaaatgcagaaaaaaattatatcatttaaaacatttatcTTGGCGTCAGGCcgcaaaaataattaaaatataatacgagaaaaaaaagtttatacGATACCACCGCGTTAGTTGTTGCACACGTCATATCAAATCAATtgcatttataaataaatccaccttttttaaataacatcaaaaattaattttgtataaattaaagtgacgttttattatttttccaAACAAAGTTTAAtcgtaaacaaacaaaaaaattatacgtCGAAATACTTTAAGTATCACCACATTCTTAacttagaattttttaagttttacTTAAGgttatttaaaagaaaaaaatctttttttttttatggaTTACAAAATTAATGAATTTTATCACGAAATTACAAGGACATGTTTACGACTTTCAATATCATTTGCTCacttcattttattttatctcaTCCGTGAAGGCGATAAATTAAACATTTATCCAGAATTAGAGACGACTATAGTCtgtaatattgtttttaacaTGTGCCATCCAgtcattaaaaaagatgtacaagtaaaaatatcgagtataatattcttaatactttttttatttgttccTATTTTACACACCTTAACTAAGGAAATATGTACTGacacaatttttttctggCATATTGTctgtcaaattttttatattggaAATTCAATCGTCTATTCgatttacaataaaaaaccaGTAACAAGGATTTATAATGAAAACGAGacattaaaattagaagaaAGCATTAATATTCCTAAACCATACCGTCCGAGTATGGCAGTGGGCAATGTGTCTGTTACTATAAGTTTAATATTGTTGGTATCTAGATTTAACAATATATCATcggttttttgttttctctGTATTTCTTTAATCTATTTTATTGGATTGCCAATTTATCaagaaaattgtaaaatgcacaaaaactttttaaaattttttctttgggTTGGCGCCATAGGCAATCTTGTTTATTTGGTTGacaaaatattgttttttatttatttgggACTAATATTGTATCTTTATGGTATAACATacttaataaaatgtataatatgacgtaaatttatattttatattaaatttttgcaCTTAGTTTCATTTTAActcatatatttaatttatctaaaaatttttatttttttaatattttgacAAATGAGCATCctttacatattttatcaGATGAAGATGTAGGATGAGAACATTtaatacaagaaaataCTTCAGTATTGATTGTattattttgattaaaaaGATTGTCCCCACTTttgataatattaaatataactGTAGAATCTATTTTCTCTATCTCTTTAACAAAATTTCGAACGAATCCTCGTGAAGCTTCCGGGGCGTAGCTGCACTCAGtcgaaaaatattttaattttttatgaaatgcGTATAAAACTATCTCTTTTTGATACGTGTATTTAAATGGCTTTGCTCTAggtaaagataaaataaatccaTCGTCAGTTACATGCTTGCTTGACACTGGCGATGTGCATCTCTGCAGTCTATTAAAATCGCCTCGTACCAAATTAAGCAAGACTGTCTCCGCCATATCATCCGCATTGTGTCCAGTGACAATATAATCAACATTCAAATTTCTCGCTGCCTCTTCAAGCGCTTGCCTTCTAAATACACCACAGTAAGTGCAATTATTTCTCTTGCCAACTTTTTTAACTACTTCGTCCATGTTTAGCCCGAACATGTTATCAAAagatacaatttttaaatttagatcTAAATCTCTACTATTTTCATGTACTGTGTCAATTGAATAATCTCTATAGCCTTTAATTCCTTCGTCGACACATAATAATACAAGTTTGAGGTTATactga
It encodes:
- a CDS encoding cytidylate kinase (cmk), with the protein product MVYKIAIDGPAGSGKSTVTQLLRKKMGYKTINSGNIYRAITYILNKKFGEVDLTGEIVINFINNLKIKMVKDDLYYDGVNISPFLRTKKIDDLVSEVAKPLYIRKKAGLLQLEFIEDSESGLIIEGRDIGTNVLPDATLKIYLDADAKVRAKRRFNERPEVSYQKTLDDILARDLSDKTREHGRLIIADDAVVICTDNMTVEEVVENIYKIFNEKIK
- a CDS encoding transmembrane EMP24 domain-containing protein produces the protein MNILFFFIFSLCRYVEINPKDSLFMKLKVTKDEMFKFIYNTFGNNKVNVVVYDNMDRKIGQYVKSSGVVYTKPLISGHFKIEIFNKSKEKMKFGYRCPDVNKEMQGALGPIKDVDAVSELISVLENNISAQRRQFAKYENHFELVKKSKSWVYRFVIFEIFTSLAIMYYLHKNTIKMFERKHVGN
- a CDS encoding tRNA-5-methyluridine(54) 2-sulfurtransferase — its product is MSCDNCTTQKAIILRSKDRSKVCKECFYTLFEDDIHNTIINSSMFIEGSTVGIGISGGKDSTVLAYVLDKLNKKYQYNLKLVLLCVDEGIKGYRDYSIDTVHENSRDLDLNLKIVSFDNMFGLNMDEVVKKVGKRNNCTYCGVFRRQALEEAARNLNVDYIVTGHNADDMAETVLLNLVRGDFNRLQRCTSPVSSKHVTDDGFILSLPRAKPFKYTYQKEIVLYAFHKKLKYFSTECSYAPEASRGFVRNFVKEIEKIDSTVIFNIIKSGDNLFNQNNTINTEVFSCIKCSHPTSSSDKICKGCSFVKILKK